The nucleotide window ACGTTCAGATATTACTGGCTGATGAGGGCCCTGTGTGGGCCCTCAGAGAGCCCACGCCCAGTGTCGTGAGAACACCAGCAGCTGAGCACTGGGATTCTGTGAAAAGCCTTTCTCTTAGCCActgtctcttccttctccccagcagaTGCGTTCAGGGGCAAGGTCCCTGGCCGGGGCGTTGGGGAGCGGCTCTTGATAGGTCACGGTCGTCCCTGTTCCTTTTGTAGTGATTAGGGCAGGAGAAGCACGTGACCTTGCCCTCCAGTGAGCCCCAAGGGAAAGTCTGCTGGGGCTTCTGGGAAGGATGAATTTCCTCTCTCTGGAGAGAGGCTTGTAAAGGGAAGCCTCTTTTGTAGGGTGAAGCGACAACTCATGAAGCTCTAGGGTGCCTTGGAATCACGTTGCCGATGTGGCAGGGCAGAAGGCTGGGAAAGGACTGGACCCTTGGCAGCACAGCCGAGGAGCTGCCCCAGCTGACCACCATTGCTGCAGGTCAAGGGCTTGCTGCCTCTTGTCTGCATCGAGACAATACACCCCCTTCCATCAGTCTCCATCCACCCTAGAGCAAGTCCCCTGAAATGCACGTCTGGTCACGTCACTCCTTCCCCCAAAGAGCTCGCCAATTCTTTAGGACAAAATGTGAATAGAACCCGAcacctttctttctctccagcATTATTGCTCACTGCTCTGTCTCATCCTCACGTTTCCCTCCCGCAGCACAGAACTGCTACAGCTCCCTCTGGCCCCCTGGACCCTGCTGTGTCGTCTTGGTGGGATGCCCCAGCCCTCCTTCCCCTTGACTCCTCTCCGCCTTGAGGCTGCAGCTTGGAGGTCACCATTCTGTGGAGGCTTCCTCGACCCTCAGGCTGTGCTCAGAGCCCCGCCCTCGTCCTGACTGCGTATCAGAGTCTACTGTgttgattttccttttccttacttCCCACTCAACCGTGAGCCCTTGAGGCAGAGACCTGTCCCTTTGTATCTAGCTCTGGTGCCCGGCACAGCCAACACACAGGAAAATGAACAAAGGAGGCTGGGTGCAGTCGGTAGGACTTGTTCTTACCACAGATGATTTGGCCCCGGCGGATGGACACATTGTATCCCAGGAACTTGGTGCCACATCCATGATACTTTAGCTTTTTGTAACAGCAGTCATGTTCCCAACAGCACCTGCGACAAGACTGAGCTATGGGGGCGGCCTCTGCACGCGCCAGGGAGCCGGGTGCCGTGGTTTCACCCACCTCGACCCCGAGCAGAGACCCGGGGACAGGGACTAGTTCAGAGCACAGCTTCCGCCAGGACGGCTGCTGTTTCAGCCGAGCCTCGCTGGTGTTCTTTGAGGTGAGGCGCCAGCCTTCAGCTCCCGCCCCAGCCGGGGCCACCAGTGGGCAGAGGCGGGAGGGCTGGGGGTGGCCTCACCAATCCGTTGCGTCCTTGGGGGTTCCTTTGCCACCCAGTCCACAGTAGCAGCCATAGGCACCATAATTGGACACGGCTCCCTTTCCTGTTGTGTGCTTGATCATTGCCGCGAAATCCCACAAATATGCATGGACCTGAAGAAGGGCTGGAAGGACATTGCCTGGTGACGGGGCCTGGGACGGCACGTCCACCTCCGCCTCTCGCTgccactccccctccccacaaaGGTCCTCGTCTTCCTCCCGCAGAGAGGGGGACAGACACGGCGGAAGGGGGCCTTGGGAATGAAGGAGCCTCCTTCCCTGGGCTCTCGCCCTTCTGGTGAGTgacaatgaaagtgaagtcgctcagtcgtgtccgactctttgcgaccccgtgaactgtagcccaccaggctgctctgtccaagggattctccaggcgagaatactggagtgggttgccatgccttcctccaggggatcttcccaacccagggatcgatcctgggtctctggcattgcaggcagacgctttaccctctgagccaccaggatgacAGGTAGGATGAACTCTTACCAAAGGCCATGATCACTGCCAGCAGCAGGAGGGTCTTCATCTTGAGGGTTCTGTGGGGGAGGAATACAGATAGGACAGCCTAGACCCCTCTCCCAGGTGATACTAGCTTCTGCCCCGGGCTCTGCTTTCCTGCTAGCATTCAGCAGTTCTGATGAAGAGAGCCTTTAAAAGAACTCACAGACACGCTCCTCAGCCCCAGGCGGGATCCAGCGTGACTACCTTCATCAGGCACACAGTACACGTGGAGGGGGCACTTCCCAGCTTTGTCGAACTTGCCACTGGTCAAGATCACCCCTCCCCGCAATATACACCAATGAGACCACCATGCTCCTCACCCACCTGAGAGTTTCTCGAAGGTGGCGACCAGATCATTGCATAAAACTGGGAGATAGATCCCTGAGGTCTTAGGCTGTGTGTCCCGCATTAGATGTTTCTTACTCACCCTCTACCCTGGAGTCAAGGCTTGGGAATTCTGCCCATGGAGTCCAATCTGCAGTGTTTTTCTTGAGAACTAAAGCAGCACCCTCTCTTTGAACACTTACACTTGTACATGCTCAAACTCACACCTACTCACACCCAAGTGAATGGAAAAAACGTACATTCTGGTGCTCACCTACTACGGTGGACCTCCTTTATCACAATAGATTCACGTACGCACACAACACACTTGTGCACACCACACCCTCTTGTCTCAGCAAATCAGGCACGTGCAGACTTGTGCTCCTGGGTGCctgcatgtgcacgcacacacactctcacacacacaccccacagccACTTGAAGGCAGCCGGTGATCGGGGACTGGGTATTCATTTCTGGCTATTTACTTCTCAGAGGATCCCAAGTTAACAGCTCCAAGAGATCGCCTTGTTTATTCCGAACTCCAGTTAAATAGCTGATCCTTCTGGGAGCTTGGGGGTTGGTGGGTTAGGGGACGGGGTGGCCTTATGGCCAGGTGTTGGACTCAGAGTTTGGCATGCCTCTCCCCTAGGCAACCCCCCCTTTTTTTGCCTCTCATCAATCAACTAGCAGGACAGAGCTGAGGATGGAAACACCTAATGTGCCATCAGCTGATGCCAAATTTCAGATGATTCTGTAATTTCTTTCTCCTGAGTGAATAAACTCTGATAATC belongs to Capra hircus breed San Clemente chromosome 2, ASM170441v1, whole genome shotgun sequence and includes:
- the LOC102170006 gene encoding phospholipase A2, membrane associated: MKTLLLLAVIMAFALLQVHAYLWDFAAMIKHTTGKGAVSNYGAYGCYCGLGGKGTPKDATDWCCWEHDCCYKKLKYHGCGTKFLGYNVSIRRGQIICENQGVCRRIVCECDKKAARCFARNQNTYNKKLQYYKNSRCTGNAPSAERPPILDALPPSAEPPL